The Triticum aestivum cultivar Chinese Spring chromosome 7B, IWGSC CS RefSeq v2.1, whole genome shotgun sequence genome window below encodes:
- the LOC123161460 gene encoding cytochrome P450 734A4, with amino-acid sequence MGAPECWWSTWRGLAVAVTAACLLPHVAARVTDALWWRPRRLEAHFARQGVRGPPYRFLVGCVREMVALMAEATAKPMSPATSHNALPRVLAFYHYWRKIYGPTFLIWFGPTPRLTVADPELVREIFLTRAEAFDRYEAHPIVRQLEGDGLVSLHGDKWALHRRVLAPAFYPDNLNRLVPHVGRSVAALAERWRAMACASGGEVEVDVAEWFQAVAEEAITRATFGRSYASGRVVFRMQGRLMAFASEAFRKVLVPGYRFLPTKKNRMSWGLDREIRRGLVQLIGRRSDAAEDHEAEIKEKGNSGGFRDLLGLMINARDKKSQAMPVEEMVEECKTFFFAGKQTTTNLLTWATVLLAMHPEWQDRARQEVLAVCGPGELPTKEHLHKLKTLGMILNETLRLYPPAVATIRRAKVDVTLGDLAIPRDTELLIPIMAIHHDARFWGPDAAQFNPGRFAGGAARAATHPLAFIPFGLGSRMCVGQNLALLEAKLTVAVLLQRFELRPSPKYVHAPTVLMLLHPQYGAPVIFRPLSSPSAVRVDPR; translated from the exons ATGGGGGCGCCGGAGTGCTGGTGGTCGACGTGGAGGGGGCTGGCCGTCGCCGTCACGGCGGCGTGCCTGCTCCCGCACGTGGCGGCGCGGGTGACGGACGCGCTGTGGTGGCGGCCGCGGCGGCTGGAGGCGCACTTCGCGCGGCAGGGCGTGCGCGGCCCGCCGTACCGCTTCCTCGTCGGCTGCGTCCGGGAGATGGTGGCGCTCATGGCGGAGGCCACCGCCAAGCCCATGTCGCCGGCCACCTCCCACAACGCGCTGCCCCGGGTGCTCGCCTTCTACCACTACTGGAGGAAGATCTACG GGCCGACGTTCTTGATATGGTTCGGGCCGACGCCGCGGCTTACGGTGGCGGATCCCGAGCTCGTCCGCGAGATCTTCCTGACGCGCGCGGAGGCGTTCGACCGCTACGAGGCGCACCCCATCGTCCGGCAGCTTGAGGGAGACGGGCTCGTCAGCCTACACGGCGACAAGTGGGCCCTCCACCGCCGCGTTCTCGCCCCCGCCTTCTACCCCGACAACCTCAAC AGGCTGGTGCCGCACGTCGGGAGGTCGGTGGCGGCGCTGGCGGAGAGGTGGCGGGCGATGGCGTGCGCAAGCGGCGGCGAGGTGGAGGTGGACGTGGCGGAGTGGTTCCAGGCGGTGGCCGAGGAGGCCATCACGCGCGCCACGTTCGGCCGCAGCTACGCCTCCGGCCGCGTGGTGTTCCGCATGCAGGGCCGCCTCATGGCCTTCGCCTCCGAGGCCTTCCGCAAGGTGCTCGTCCCGGGCTACCG GTTCTTGCCGACCAAGAAGAACCGGATGTCGTGGGGCCTGGACAGGGAGATCAGGCGGGGCCTAGTCCAGCTCATCGGCCGGCGCAGCGACGCCGCCGAGGACCACGAGGCGGAGATCAAGGAGAAGGGCAACAGCGGCGGCTTCAGGGACCTGCTGGGGCTGATGATCAATGCCCGCGACAAGAAGTCGCAGGCCATGCCGGtggaggagatggtggaggagtGCAAGACGTTCTTCTTCGCCGGCAAGCAGACGACCACCAACCTGCTGACCTGGGCCACCGTGCTCCTCGCCATGCACCCGGAGTGGCAGGACCGCGCCCGGCAGGAGGTCCTCGCCGTGTGCGGCCCGGGCGAGCTCCCCACCAAGGAGCACCTGCACAAGCTGAAAACG CTGGGGATGATCCTGAACGAGACGCTGAGGCTGTACCCACCGGCCGTGGCCACCATCCGCAGGGCCAAGGTGGATGTCACCCTCGGCGACCTGGCGATCCCGCGCGACACGGAGCTGCTGATCCCGATCATGGCGATCCACCACGACGCCAGGTTCTGGGGGCCCGACGCGGCGCAGTTCAACCCCGGCCGGTTcgccggcggcgcggcgcgggcggcgacgcACCCGCTGGCGTTCATCCCGTTCGGGCTCGGGTCCCGGATGTGCGTCGGCCAGAACCTCGCGCTGCTcgaggccaagctcaccgtggccGTCCTGCTCCAGCGCTTCGAGCTGAGGCCGTCGCCCAAGTACGTGCACGCGCCGACGGTGCTGATGCTGCTGCACCCGCAGTACGGCGCGCCCGTGATCTTCCGCCCCCTGTCGTCGCCGTCCGCCGTCCGCGTCGATCCACGCTAG